A DNA window from Arachis hypogaea cultivar Tifrunner chromosome 18, arahy.Tifrunner.gnm2.J5K5, whole genome shotgun sequence contains the following coding sequences:
- the LOC112769036 gene encoding G-type lectin S-receptor-like serine/threonine-protein kinase At4g27290, producing MQNQKVLCFWSVLFSFILRNSISLDNITPVQYITDGQTLISSGGTFELGFYSPGNSNGRYLGIWYHNIFPKVVVWVANREKPLNNTSGVLKVTGEGLVVLINGSTNSSVVWSSNMSSKVEDKLNPVAQLLESGNLVVKDDHNGDHFLWQSFDYPCDTIVPGMKVGWDLVTGLERTMSSSKSTDDPGRGDYTVRIDLRGDPQIVLMNGNATTIRVGPWNGIMFSGATLYLRYNQFSSQFVFNEKEVFVRVRPENTSKYIRGVVYPWGGVQVLHWSIQTRGWETLISIPEAECDKYAICGANSICSATPTPVCSCLEGFAPKYPGKWKKSDWSDGCVRITPLSCSRDGFKKVTGIVLPDTSSSWYNRTMNLLECKEFCLKNCSCTAYSDLDIRDGGSGCLIWFHDLVDIRQGSQDFYIRIDDKQNNDSSKRKLTVIVVGSILFIMSLIFGLKSFLWRKKLEESDIFWLRQRDHKKEKENMDLPTFDLSTIVCATDQFSSSNELGKGGYGPVYKGVLANGTEIAVKRLSKNSDQGLQEFKTEVQLIAKLQHRNLVKLLGCCIQQEEKLLIYELMPNRSLDYFIFDDARRKLLDWSKRFHIIRGTARGLVYLHQDSRLRVIHRDLKTSNILLDKDMNAKISDFGLARTFACDQIEDKTKRVVGTHGYISPEYAVRGSFSMKSDVFAFGVIVLEVVSGRKTREFCVPNRSLNLLGFAWELWNEERTLELVDESLRDPNQAEAARCIQIGLLCVQERPEHRPDMSSVVHMLNDDKPLPRPRLPAFYSHQQHSTLIDGEDGEEVHSANEVTISLLGARFQSDLTIQKFNFHVF from the exons ATGCAAAACCAGAAAGTTCTATGCTTTTGGTCCGTTCTGTTCTCATTTATATTAAGAAACTCTATTTCACTCGACAATATAACTCCTGTTCAATACATCACTGATGGACAAACATTAATTTCGAGTGGAGGAACCTTTGAACTTGGCTTCTACAGCCCCGGAAATTCAAATGGCCGATACTTAGGCATATGGTACCATAACATATTCCCTAAGGTAGTCGTGTGGGTGGCAAACAGAGAAAAACCCCTCAACAACACCTCCGGAGTTCTAAAAGTCACCGGTGAAGGACTTGTTGTCCTTATTAATGGCAGCACTAACAGCAGCGTTGTGTGGTCCTCCAACATGTCAAGCAAAGTGGAAGACAAATTGAATCCAGTTGCACAGCTCTTGGAGTCAGGAAACCTTGTTGTCAAAGATGATCATAATGGTGACCACTTTCTGTGGCAGAGCTTTGATTATCCTTGTGATACAATCGTGCCCGGAATGAAGGTGGGATGGGACCTTGTGACAGGTCTAGAGAGGACTATGTCATCTTCGAAAAGTACAGATGATCCTGGCCGCGGAGACTACACAGTTAGAATAGACCTTCGAGGCGATCCGCAAATAGTTCTAATGAAtggaaatgccacaacaattagAGTAGGGCCATGGAATGGGATAATGTTTTCTGGAGCTACACTTTATTTGCGCTATAaccaattctcatctcaatttgTTTTCAATGAAAAAGAGGTGTTTGTTAGGGTCAGACCAGAAAATACATCCAAATATATTAGAGGTGTAGTGTACCCTTGGGGAGGTGTTCAGGTTTTGCATTGGTCAATACAAACCAGAGGCTGGGAGACACTTATTTCTATACCAGAAGCCGAATGTGACAAGTATGCTATTTGTGGTGCAAATTCTATTTGCAGTGCTACTCCTACTCCTGTCTGTTCATGCCTTGAAGGATTTGCACCAAAATATCCTGGAAAATGGAAGAAATCTGATTGGTCTGATGGTTGTGTTAGGATCACTCCTTTAAGTTGCAGCAGAGATGGATTCAAGAAGGTCACCGGCATAGTGTTGCCGGACACGTCTTCTTCTTGGTATAACAGGACCATGAACCTGCTGGAATGCAAGGAATTCTGTCTGAAAAATTGTTCTTGTACGGCATATTCCGATTTGGATATCCGTGATGGAGGAAGCGGTTGCTTGATCTGGTTTCATGATCTTGTTGACATTAGACAAGGGTCACAAGACTTCTATATTCGAATAG ATGATAAGCAGAACAATGATTCCAGCAAGAGGAAGCTAACAGTTATCGTTGTTGGCTCTATATTGTTCATCATGAGCCTAATATTTGGACTGAAATCATTTCTATGGAGAAAAAAACTTGAGGAATCAG ATATATTTTGGCTAAGGCAACGTGATcacaaaaaggaaaaggaaaacatGGACCTCCCAACATTTGATTTATCAACCATAGTTTGTGCCACTGATCAATTTTCTAGCAGTAATGAATTGGGAAAAGGTGGATATGGACCAGTTTATAAG GGTGTACTTGCAAATGGGACTGAGATTGCCGTAAAGAGACTTTCCAAGAACTCTGACCAAGGACTGCAGGAGTTCAAAACGGAAGTTCAGCTAATTGCAAAACTTCAGCATCGCAACCTCGTAAAGCTTCTTGGTTGTTGCATTCAGCAAGAAGAGAAACTTTTGATTTATGAGCTCATGCCCAACAGGAGTTTGGACTACTTTATTTTTG ATGATGCTAGAAGAAAATTATTAGATTGGTCTAAGCGCTTTCACATTATTCGTGGCACAGCTCGAGGCCTAGTCTACCTGCATCAGGACTCTAGGCTAAGAGTCATTCATAGAGATCTAAAAACTAGTAATATTCTTCTTGACAAAGACATGAATGCAAAAATATCAGACTTCGGTCTTGCTAGGACATTTGCATGTGATCAGATTGAAGACAAGACAAAAAGAGTGGTGGGAACTCA TGGTTATATTTCGCCCGAATATGCCGTTCGTGGCTCATTTTCAATGAAATCTGATGTGTTTGCCTTTGGTGTAATCGTGCTTGAGGTAGTCAGTGGGAGGAAGACTAGAGAGTTCTGTGTCCCTAACCGAAGTCTTAACCTTCTTGGATTT GCATGGGAGCTATGGAATGAGGAGAGGACTTTGGAGCTGGTAGATGAATCACTGCGCGACCCGAATCAAGCTGAAGCAGCGAGATGCATTCAGATAGGACTGTTGTGTGTGCAAGAGAGACCAGAACATAGGCCAGACATGTCATCTGTAGTTCATATGTTGAATGATGATAAACCATTGCCTCGGCCAAGGCTGCCTGCATTTTATTCACACCAACAACATTCTACACTAATTGATGGTGAAGATGGTGAAGAAGTTCATTCCGCAAATGAGGTTACCATATCATTGTTAGGGGCAAG ATTCCAAAGTGATCTCACAATTCAAAAGTTCAATTTTCATGTGTTCTAA
- the LOC112769037 gene encoding G-type lectin S-receptor-like serine/threonine-protein kinase At4g27290 isoform X2, giving the protein MKAFSFLLFCFSLLMAVSIARDTINTLQSISDGEILVSADETFALGFFSPGTSKNRYVGIWFNKDPTKAIVWVANREKPLTDSSGVLKDDSNSDTEDFVWQSFDYPGDTILPGQKLGRNLATGLNRRTTSWKSSDDPSPGSFSYQFDIDGYPQFVLREGTTKRFRSGSWNGIQFSGVPQLKNESVFRFSMISNEEEVYIVYWSVDSSVHQRLQLAMDGFNQRRSWSGGNTGWTTVSHIPVDDCDYYGKCGAYASCDTNHFPMCECLDGFVQNTIDSSSGCVRRTSLSCNNSDGFVKFSGLKLPDTKGTWFNTSMSFEDCRILCLKNCSCTAYAALDVSKGPNSNGCLLWFGKLMDMKVMTASEDIYVKMAGKDVEAIVRKRLPKFKKKKQKITTAIIWVLSSGILILCLAIIIYRREMRKKGKIKEERESDDCQHDEEDLELPLFDINTVTSATNNFSTDNLLGRGGFGPVYKGILEDGQEIAVKRLSKNSSQGFEEFKNEVMHVSKLQHRNLVRLLGCCIQAGERLLIYEFMSNKSLDFFIFDYEKGKLLDWPKRFCIINGIARGLLYLHQDSRHRIVHRDLKAGNVLLDDELNPKISDFGIARSFVGNESEANTRHIVGTYGYLSPEYIVGGLYSTKSDVYSFGVLILEIVSGKRNKGFIDIEHYFNLLANAWTLLAKGKCLEIVDASIRDSINLPEVIRTIHVGLLCVQRNPKDRPSMSYVLMMLSSEWELPQPKKPGFFIERDVVGDQSTLSNNELTDTQVHPR; this is encoded by the exons ATGAAAGCATTTAGCTTTCTCTTATTTTGCTTCTCTCTGCTTATGGCTGTCTCTATTGCAAGAGACACAATCAACACACTGCAATCTATAAGTGATGGTGAGATATTAGTTTCAGCAGATGAAACCTTTGCGTTGGGATTCTTCAGCCCTGGAACTTCCAAGAACCGTTATGTCGGAATTTGGTTTAACAAAGATCCAACAAAGGCAATAGTATGGGTTGCAAACAGAGAAAAACCCCTCACTGACTCCTCAGGGGTTTTGAAG GATGACAGCAATAGCGACACGGAAGATTTTGTGTGGCAAAGTTTTGACTATCCAGGCGACACAATCTTGCCTGGACAGAAGTTGGGAAGAAACTTAGCTACAGGACTAAATCGGAGGACAACATCATGGAAAAGCTCTGATGATCCTTCTCCAGGTAGCTTTAGCTATCAATTTGATATTGATGGATATCCGCAATTTGTATTAAGAGAAGGCACAACAAAAAGATTTCGTTCTGGATCATGGAATGGTATTCAATTTAGTGGGGTACCTCAATTGAAAAATGAGTCTGTATTCAGATTTAGCATGATTTCTAATGAGGAAGAGGTGTATATTGTATATTGGAGTGTTGATAGTTCAGTTCATCAGAGGCTGCAGCTAGCAATGGATGGATTCAACCAGCGGAGAAGTTGGAGTGGTGGAAATACAGGTTGGACCACAGTTTCGCACATACCGGTGGATGACTGTGATTATTATGGAAAATGTGGAGCATATGCTAGTTGTGATACAAATCATTTTCCAATGTGTGAATGCTTAGATGGATTTGTGCAGAATACTATTGACTCATCAAGTGGTTGTGTTAGGAGAACCTCATTAAGTTGCAATAACTCAGATGGGTTTGTGAAGTTTTCAGGGCTAAAATTACCAGACACAAAAGGAACTTGGTTTAATACAAGTATGAGTTTTGAGGATTGTAGGATTTTGTGCTTGAAAAACTGCTCTTGTACGGCTTATGCAGCTTTGGATGTCAGCAAAGGGCCAAATTCAAATGGTTGTTTACTTTGGTTTGGAAAGCTGATGGATATGAAAGTGATGACTGCATCTGAAGATATTTATGTAAAGATGGCAGGGAAAGATGTAG AAGCAATTGTGCGAAAAAGATTGCCGAAgttcaagaaaaagaagcaaaagattACCACTGCCATAATCTGGGTGTTGTCTTCTGGAATTTTGATCTTATGCTTGGCCATCATTATTTATAGACGGGAGATGCGTAAGAAAG gaaagataaaagaagaaagagaatcaGATGATTGTCAGCACGATGAGGAAGATCTAGAATTGCCCTTATTTGATATAAATACGGttacttctgcaacaaacaatttTTCAACTGACAACTTATTAGGGAGAGGTGGTTTTGGACCAGTTTATAAG GGTATCTTGGAAGATGGACAGGAAATAGCTGTCAAGAGGCTTTCGAAGAATTCAAGCCAAGGATTCGAAGAGTTCAAAAATGAAGTTATGCATGTTTCCAAACTTCAGCACAGGAATTTAGTAAGGCTACTAGGGTGCTGCATTCAAGCTGGGGAAAGATTGTTGATTTATGAATTTATGAGCAACAAAAGCTTGGACTTCTTCATATTTG ATTATGAGAAGGGAAAGCTACTAGATTGGCCAAAGCGTTTTTGTATCATCAATGGGATTGCCAGAGGTCTTCTTTATCTTCATCAAGATTCAAGACATAGAATAGTTCATAGAGATCTCAAGGCTGGGAATGTTTTGTTAGATGATGAATTGAATCCTAAAATCTCGGACTTTGGAATAGCAAGAAGCTTTGTAGGAAATGAAAGCGAAGCAAATACAAGACATATTGTTGGAACTTA TGGCTATCTATCACCAGAGTACATAGTTGGTGGGCTGTACTCAACAAAATCTGATGTCTATAGCTTTGGTGTACTAATATTAGAAATAGTTAGTGGGAAGCGAAATAAAGGATTCATCGATATTGAACACTACTTTAATCTTCTTGCCAAT GCATGGACACTTTTAGCCAAAGGCAAGTGCTTAGAAATAGTTGATGCATCGATCAGAGACTCAATTAATTTGCCAGAAGTCATAAGAACAATTCATGTCGGTTTGCTATGTGTGCAACGAAATCCAAAAGATCGACCAAGCATGTCATATGTGCTTATGATGCTGAGTAGTGAATGGGAACTACCTCAGCCAAAGAAGCCAGGGTTCTTTATTGAGAGAGACGTGGTTGGTGACCAATCTACATTAAGCAACAATGAACTCACAGATACACAGGTCCATCCGCGttag
- the LOC112769037 gene encoding G-type lectin S-receptor-like serine/threonine-protein kinase At4g27290 isoform X3, whose translation MKAFSFLLFCFSLLMAVSIARDTINTLQSISDGEILVSADETFALGFFSPGTSKNRYVGIWFNKDPTKAIVWVANREKPLTDSSGVLKVSDIGILVLLDSNNSLIWSSNTTRSGQNPVAKLLNSGNFVVQDDSNSDTEDFVWQSFDYPGDTILPGQKLGRNLATGLNRRTTSWKSSDDPSPGSFSYQFDIDGYPQFVLREGTTKRFRSGSWNGIQFSGVPQLKNESVFRFSMISNEEEVYIVYWSVDSSVHQRLQLAMDGFNQRRSWSGGNTGWTTVSHIPVDDCDYYGKCGAYASCDTNHFPMCECLDGFVQNTIDSSSGCVRRTSLSCNNSDGFVKFSGLKLPDTKGTWFNTSMSFEDCRILCLKNCSCTAYAALDVSKGPNSNGCLLWFGKLMDMKVMTASEDIYVKMAGKDVEAIVRKRLPKFKKKKQKITTAIIWVLSSGILILCLAIIIYRREMRKKGKIKEERESDDCQHDEEDLELPLFDINTVTSATNNFSTDNLLGRGGFGPVYKGILEDGQEIAVKRLSKNSSQGFEEFKNEVMHVSKLQHRNLVRLLGCCIQAGERLLIYEFMSNKSLDFFIFDYEKGKLLDWPKRFCIINGIARGLLYLHQDSRHRIVHRDLKAGNVLLDDELNPKISDFGIARSFVGNESEANTRHIVGTYGYLSPEYIVGGLYSTKSDVYSFGVLILEIVSGKRNKGFIDIEHYFNLLANIYIYRHGHF comes from the exons ATGAAAGCATTTAGCTTTCTCTTATTTTGCTTCTCTCTGCTTATGGCTGTCTCTATTGCAAGAGACACAATCAACACACTGCAATCTATAAGTGATGGTGAGATATTAGTTTCAGCAGATGAAACCTTTGCGTTGGGATTCTTCAGCCCTGGAACTTCCAAGAACCGTTATGTCGGAATTTGGTTTAACAAAGATCCAACAAAGGCAATAGTATGGGTTGCAAACAGAGAAAAACCCCTCACTGACTCCTCAGGGGTTTTGAAGGTCAGCGACATCGGAATTCTAGTCCTTCTTGACAGTAATAATAGTCTTATCTGGTCATCCAACACGACGCGATCGGGGCAAAATCCGGTTGCAAAGCTTTTGAATTCTGGGAATTTTGTTGTGCAGGATGACAGCAATAGCGACACGGAAGATTTTGTGTGGCAAAGTTTTGACTATCCAGGCGACACAATCTTGCCTGGACAGAAGTTGGGAAGAAACTTAGCTACAGGACTAAATCGGAGGACAACATCATGGAAAAGCTCTGATGATCCTTCTCCAGGTAGCTTTAGCTATCAATTTGATATTGATGGATATCCGCAATTTGTATTAAGAGAAGGCACAACAAAAAGATTTCGTTCTGGATCATGGAATGGTATTCAATTTAGTGGGGTACCTCAATTGAAAAATGAGTCTGTATTCAGATTTAGCATGATTTCTAATGAGGAAGAGGTGTATATTGTATATTGGAGTGTTGATAGTTCAGTTCATCAGAGGCTGCAGCTAGCAATGGATGGATTCAACCAGCGGAGAAGTTGGAGTGGTGGAAATACAGGTTGGACCACAGTTTCGCACATACCGGTGGATGACTGTGATTATTATGGAAAATGTGGAGCATATGCTAGTTGTGATACAAATCATTTTCCAATGTGTGAATGCTTAGATGGATTTGTGCAGAATACTATTGACTCATCAAGTGGTTGTGTTAGGAGAACCTCATTAAGTTGCAATAACTCAGATGGGTTTGTGAAGTTTTCAGGGCTAAAATTACCAGACACAAAAGGAACTTGGTTTAATACAAGTATGAGTTTTGAGGATTGTAGGATTTTGTGCTTGAAAAACTGCTCTTGTACGGCTTATGCAGCTTTGGATGTCAGCAAAGGGCCAAATTCAAATGGTTGTTTACTTTGGTTTGGAAAGCTGATGGATATGAAAGTGATGACTGCATCTGAAGATATTTATGTAAAGATGGCAGGGAAAGATGTAG AAGCAATTGTGCGAAAAAGATTGCCGAAgttcaagaaaaagaagcaaaagattACCACTGCCATAATCTGGGTGTTGTCTTCTGGAATTTTGATCTTATGCTTGGCCATCATTATTTATAGACGGGAGATGCGTAAGAAAG gaaagataaaagaagaaagagaatcaGATGATTGTCAGCACGATGAGGAAGATCTAGAATTGCCCTTATTTGATATAAATACGGttacttctgcaacaaacaatttTTCAACTGACAACTTATTAGGGAGAGGTGGTTTTGGACCAGTTTATAAG GGTATCTTGGAAGATGGACAGGAAATAGCTGTCAAGAGGCTTTCGAAGAATTCAAGCCAAGGATTCGAAGAGTTCAAAAATGAAGTTATGCATGTTTCCAAACTTCAGCACAGGAATTTAGTAAGGCTACTAGGGTGCTGCATTCAAGCTGGGGAAAGATTGTTGATTTATGAATTTATGAGCAACAAAAGCTTGGACTTCTTCATATTTG ATTATGAGAAGGGAAAGCTACTAGATTGGCCAAAGCGTTTTTGTATCATCAATGGGATTGCCAGAGGTCTTCTTTATCTTCATCAAGATTCAAGACATAGAATAGTTCATAGAGATCTCAAGGCTGGGAATGTTTTGTTAGATGATGAATTGAATCCTAAAATCTCGGACTTTGGAATAGCAAGAAGCTTTGTAGGAAATGAAAGCGAAGCAAATACAAGACATATTGTTGGAACTTA TGGCTATCTATCACCAGAGTACATAGTTGGTGGGCTGTACTCAACAAAATCTGATGTCTATAGCTTTGGTGTACTAATATTAGAAATAGTTAGTGGGAAGCGAAATAAAGGATTCATCGATATTGAACACTACTTTAATCTTCTTGCCAAT ATATATATATACAGGCATGGACACTTTTAG
- the LOC112769037 gene encoding G-type lectin S-receptor-like serine/threonine-protein kinase At4g27290 isoform X1 — protein MKAFSFLLFCFSLLMAVSIARDTINTLQSISDGEILVSADETFALGFFSPGTSKNRYVGIWFNKDPTKAIVWVANREKPLTDSSGVLKVSDIGILVLLDSNNSLIWSSNTTRSGQNPVAKLLNSGNFVVQDDSNSDTEDFVWQSFDYPGDTILPGQKLGRNLATGLNRRTTSWKSSDDPSPGSFSYQFDIDGYPQFVLREGTTKRFRSGSWNGIQFSGVPQLKNESVFRFSMISNEEEVYIVYWSVDSSVHQRLQLAMDGFNQRRSWSGGNTGWTTVSHIPVDDCDYYGKCGAYASCDTNHFPMCECLDGFVQNTIDSSSGCVRRTSLSCNNSDGFVKFSGLKLPDTKGTWFNTSMSFEDCRILCLKNCSCTAYAALDVSKGPNSNGCLLWFGKLMDMKVMTASEDIYVKMAGKDVEAIVRKRLPKFKKKKQKITTAIIWVLSSGILILCLAIIIYRREMRKKGKIKEERESDDCQHDEEDLELPLFDINTVTSATNNFSTDNLLGRGGFGPVYKGILEDGQEIAVKRLSKNSSQGFEEFKNEVMHVSKLQHRNLVRLLGCCIQAGERLLIYEFMSNKSLDFFIFDYEKGKLLDWPKRFCIINGIARGLLYLHQDSRHRIVHRDLKAGNVLLDDELNPKISDFGIARSFVGNESEANTRHIVGTYGYLSPEYIVGGLYSTKSDVYSFGVLILEIVSGKRNKGFIDIEHYFNLLANAWTLLAKGKCLEIVDASIRDSINLPEVIRTIHVGLLCVQRNPKDRPSMSYVLMMLSSEWELPQPKKPGFFIERDVVGDQSTLSNNELTDTQVHPR, from the exons ATGAAAGCATTTAGCTTTCTCTTATTTTGCTTCTCTCTGCTTATGGCTGTCTCTATTGCAAGAGACACAATCAACACACTGCAATCTATAAGTGATGGTGAGATATTAGTTTCAGCAGATGAAACCTTTGCGTTGGGATTCTTCAGCCCTGGAACTTCCAAGAACCGTTATGTCGGAATTTGGTTTAACAAAGATCCAACAAAGGCAATAGTATGGGTTGCAAACAGAGAAAAACCCCTCACTGACTCCTCAGGGGTTTTGAAGGTCAGCGACATCGGAATTCTAGTCCTTCTTGACAGTAATAATAGTCTTATCTGGTCATCCAACACGACGCGATCGGGGCAAAATCCGGTTGCAAAGCTTTTGAATTCTGGGAATTTTGTTGTGCAGGATGACAGCAATAGCGACACGGAAGATTTTGTGTGGCAAAGTTTTGACTATCCAGGCGACACAATCTTGCCTGGACAGAAGTTGGGAAGAAACTTAGCTACAGGACTAAATCGGAGGACAACATCATGGAAAAGCTCTGATGATCCTTCTCCAGGTAGCTTTAGCTATCAATTTGATATTGATGGATATCCGCAATTTGTATTAAGAGAAGGCACAACAAAAAGATTTCGTTCTGGATCATGGAATGGTATTCAATTTAGTGGGGTACCTCAATTGAAAAATGAGTCTGTATTCAGATTTAGCATGATTTCTAATGAGGAAGAGGTGTATATTGTATATTGGAGTGTTGATAGTTCAGTTCATCAGAGGCTGCAGCTAGCAATGGATGGATTCAACCAGCGGAGAAGTTGGAGTGGTGGAAATACAGGTTGGACCACAGTTTCGCACATACCGGTGGATGACTGTGATTATTATGGAAAATGTGGAGCATATGCTAGTTGTGATACAAATCATTTTCCAATGTGTGAATGCTTAGATGGATTTGTGCAGAATACTATTGACTCATCAAGTGGTTGTGTTAGGAGAACCTCATTAAGTTGCAATAACTCAGATGGGTTTGTGAAGTTTTCAGGGCTAAAATTACCAGACACAAAAGGAACTTGGTTTAATACAAGTATGAGTTTTGAGGATTGTAGGATTTTGTGCTTGAAAAACTGCTCTTGTACGGCTTATGCAGCTTTGGATGTCAGCAAAGGGCCAAATTCAAATGGTTGTTTACTTTGGTTTGGAAAGCTGATGGATATGAAAGTGATGACTGCATCTGAAGATATTTATGTAAAGATGGCAGGGAAAGATGTAG AAGCAATTGTGCGAAAAAGATTGCCGAAgttcaagaaaaagaagcaaaagattACCACTGCCATAATCTGGGTGTTGTCTTCTGGAATTTTGATCTTATGCTTGGCCATCATTATTTATAGACGGGAGATGCGTAAGAAAG gaaagataaaagaagaaagagaatcaGATGATTGTCAGCACGATGAGGAAGATCTAGAATTGCCCTTATTTGATATAAATACGGttacttctgcaacaaacaatttTTCAACTGACAACTTATTAGGGAGAGGTGGTTTTGGACCAGTTTATAAG GGTATCTTGGAAGATGGACAGGAAATAGCTGTCAAGAGGCTTTCGAAGAATTCAAGCCAAGGATTCGAAGAGTTCAAAAATGAAGTTATGCATGTTTCCAAACTTCAGCACAGGAATTTAGTAAGGCTACTAGGGTGCTGCATTCAAGCTGGGGAAAGATTGTTGATTTATGAATTTATGAGCAACAAAAGCTTGGACTTCTTCATATTTG ATTATGAGAAGGGAAAGCTACTAGATTGGCCAAAGCGTTTTTGTATCATCAATGGGATTGCCAGAGGTCTTCTTTATCTTCATCAAGATTCAAGACATAGAATAGTTCATAGAGATCTCAAGGCTGGGAATGTTTTGTTAGATGATGAATTGAATCCTAAAATCTCGGACTTTGGAATAGCAAGAAGCTTTGTAGGAAATGAAAGCGAAGCAAATACAAGACATATTGTTGGAACTTA TGGCTATCTATCACCAGAGTACATAGTTGGTGGGCTGTACTCAACAAAATCTGATGTCTATAGCTTTGGTGTACTAATATTAGAAATAGTTAGTGGGAAGCGAAATAAAGGATTCATCGATATTGAACACTACTTTAATCTTCTTGCCAAT GCATGGACACTTTTAGCCAAAGGCAAGTGCTTAGAAATAGTTGATGCATCGATCAGAGACTCAATTAATTTGCCAGAAGTCATAAGAACAATTCATGTCGGTTTGCTATGTGTGCAACGAAATCCAAAAGATCGACCAAGCATGTCATATGTGCTTATGATGCTGAGTAGTGAATGGGAACTACCTCAGCCAAAGAAGCCAGGGTTCTTTATTGAGAGAGACGTGGTTGGTGACCAATCTACATTAAGCAACAATGAACTCACAGATACACAGGTCCATCCGCGttag
- the LOC140181287 gene encoding protein MAIN-LIKE 1-like has translation MVGLYHLARLNDRWFRLDEPLVSAFVERWRPETHTFHMPFGECTITLQDVAYQLGLPVDGHYVSGCLTDFHLYIQGGRPAWQWFQELLGVLPPVNQIQKFAVNCTWFQETFGECPEGVDEETVRRFARAYIMIWLPFVARLEEMGGYSWGSAALAWLYQCMCRVANRHVVKLARPLQLLQSWIFWQFLRFRPAGFACNFIRFRIVHECATILTLYACGCRQYLPYRWVPSILTNGLQ, from the exons atggtcggattataccatcttgcgagactgaaTGACAGATGGTTCCGATTAGACGAGCCCCTTGTGAGTGCATTCGTCGAGCggtggcgtccggagacgcacacgttCCATATGCcattcggagagtgcacgatcacacttcaGGATGTCGCGTACCAGTTGGGGTTGCCAGTGGACGGACATTACGTTAGTGGTTGCCTGACAGACTTCCACCTATACATACAGGGTGGCCGGCCAGCTTGGCagtggttccaggagttgctcgGTGTGTTACCTCCGGTGAACCAAATTCAAAAGTTCGCAGTGAACTGCACCTGGTTCCAGGAGACATTTGGCGAGTGTCCCGAGGGGGTGGATGAGGAGACAGTGAGGCGCTTTGCtcgtgcctatatcatgat atggctaccGTTCGTGGctaggcttgaggagatgggCGGCTACAGCTGGGGGTCGGCGGCACTAGCATGGTTGTACCAGTGCATGTGCCGAGTCGCCAACAGACATGTCGTGAAGTTAGCTAGGCCGTTACAGTTACTTCAGTCCTGGATCTTTTGGCAATTTCTGAGATTTAGGCCTGCTGG TTTCGCCTGTAATTTTATACGGTTTCGAATCGTTCATGAATGCGCTACCATATTGACATTGTATGCATGTGGGTGCCGTCAATACTTGCCATATAGATGGGTGCCATCAATACTCACCAACGGCTTGCAATAA